CGGCGGGGGTGGGCGCTTGATGGCACGGCTCATCGAGAAGATCTTCCTCGCCGCCTTTCGCGACGCGGAGCTCGATCGGCGCCACGACTCGGCGGTTCTTCCGTGGAAGAGCGGGCGGATCGCGCTCACGACCGACTCCTACGTCGTCCGCCCGCTCTTCTTCCCGGGCGGGGACATCGGATCGCTTGCCGTGCACGGCACGGTGAACGATCTCGCGATGTCCGGCGCGCGAGCGCTCTACCTGACCGCGGGTTACATCCTCGAGGAAGGGCTCCCGATGGAGACCCTTTGGCGCGCCGCTCGATCGATGGGCGAGGCGGCGCGCGCGGCCGGCGTCCGCGTGGTGGCGGGGGACACGAAGGTCGTCGAGCGCGGCAAGGGGGATGGGATCTTCATCAACACGGCCGGGGTCGGCTTCTTGGAGACCGATCGTCTCATCGGACCGGAGAGCATTTCCGCCGGAGACGCGGTTCTTCTCTCCGGCGACGTCGGGCGCCACGGGATGGCGATCCTCGCCGTGCGCGAGGGGCTCGAGTTCGAGAGCGCGATCGAGAGCGACTCGGCGCCGGTCGCCGATCCGGTGCTCGCTCTTCTTCGAGAGGGGATCGACGTTCGATGTCTCCGCG
This portion of the Candidatus Eisenbacteria bacterium genome encodes:
- the hypE gene encoding hydrogenase expression/formation protein HypE, translating into MTNGEDFRLSCPIPIEEYPRVLLAHGGGGRLMARLIEKIFLAAFRDAELDRRHDSAVLPWKSGRIALTTDSYVVRPLFFPGGDIGSLAVHGTVNDLAMSGARALYLTAGYILEEGLPMETLWRAARSMGEAARAAGVRVVAGDTKVVERGKGDGIFINTAGVGFLETDRLIGPESISAGDAVLLSGDVGRHGMAILAVREGLEFESAIESDSAPVADPVLALLREGIDVRCLRDLTRGGLASALNEIAVSSSLGIRIDESLVPVREDVDAACAILGLDPLYVANEGRFIAFVPEAEAERALAILRSYPVSAGACRIGAAIGETPGTVSLRSRIGATRILDLLSGEQLPRIC